One genomic window of Mustela erminea isolate mMusErm1 chromosome 13, mMusErm1.Pri, whole genome shotgun sequence includes the following:
- the TNFRSF11A gene encoding tumor necrosis factor receptor superfamily member 11A isoform X3, protein MAPRARRRRPLPALLTVCALLGPLQVTFQITPPCTRERHYEHFGRCCNKCEPGKYMSSKCTTTSESVCLPCGPDEYLDTWNEEDKCLLHKVCDTGKALVAVEPGNRTAPRRCACTAGYHWSADCDCCRRNAECAPGFGAQLPVQLNKDTICKPCLVGYFSDTFSSTEKCKPWTNCSVLGETEAHHGTDKSDVVCSSSLPSAKPPREPLIYLPSLIILLLFISVALVAAVIFGVYYKKKGKALTANLWHWVNEACGRLSGNKQESSGNNFSSTPREASSQHEICDGVLLLTLEEKMFSEDLCCPDSGGLCASACAGGGPGAQGQEAGMLSLVSEIEGDPFRQIPMEDEYVDRPSQTPDSSSPFLTQPGSKSTPPFPEPLEVGENDSLSQCFTGTDCLADSESGHFAEPLGRTDWTPVASEKYLQKEVEGGHCPPWAASASSADGCANCGNPAGEARHPLLASASSGPWPQCAYGMGLPPEDAADGADQPADGADARLPGAARGGPGSGSAPGDPPPASGNVTGNSNSTFISSGQVMNFKGDIIVVYVSQNSQEGPAGPGSGAGEPVGHPVQEESSPRCDSFAGLGPRFPDPCAGLDARPSGGLQERGAPGPDKASRPVQEQGEAETGAAGARR, encoded by the exons TTTCAGATCACCCCTCCGTGTACCCGTGAGAGGCATTATGAGCATTTTGGACGATGCTGTAACAAGTGTGAGCCTG GAAAGTACATGTCTTCTAAATGCACTACTACCTCGGAAAGTGTATGCTTGCCCTGTGGCCCCGATGAATACTTAGACACCTGGAATGAGGAAGATAAGTGTCTGCTGCATAAGGTTTGTGACACAG GCAAGGCCCTGGTGGCGGTGGAGCCCGGCAACCGGACGGCCCCGCGGCGCTGCGCCTGCACCGCCGGCTACCACTGGAGCGCCGACTGCGACTGCTGCCGCCGCAACGCGGAGTGCGCCCCGGGCTTCGGCGCTCAGCTCCCGG TGCAGCTCAACAAGGACACGATTTGCAAGCCCTGCCTGGTAGGCTACTTCTCCGACACCTTTTCGTCCACCGAGAAATGCAAACCCTGGACCAA CTGTAGCGTTCTTGGAGAGACAGAAGCACATCACGGGACTGATAAGTCAGATGTGGTCTGTAGTTCTTCTCTGCCATCTGCAAAGCCACCAAGAG AGCCCCTGATTTACTTGCCCAGTTTAATTATTCTGCTTCTCTTCATCTCCGTGGCTTTGGTTGCTGCTGTCATCTTTGGTGTTTACtataagaaaaaagggaaagcacTAACAG CTAATCTGTGGCACTGGGTCAATGAGGCTTGCGGCCGCCTAAGTGGAAATAAG CAGGAGTCCTCAGGCAACAATTTCAGCAGCACTCCTAGGGAGGCCTCTAGTCAGCATGAAATTTGTGATGGTGTCTTACTGCTGACTCTGGAAGAGAAGATGTTCTCTGAAGATCTGTGCTGTCCCGACAGTGGCGGTCTCTGTGCATCGGCGTGTGCAGGCGGCGGGCCTGGTGCACaaggccaggaggctgggatgCTCTCCCTGGTCAGCGAGATAGAGGGGGACCCCTTCCGGCAGATTCCCATGGAAGACGAGTATGTGGACAGGCCCTCCCAGACCCCAGACTCTTCTTCGCCGTTCCTCACCCAGCCTGGGAGCAAGTCCACCCCGCCTTTCCCCGAGcccctggaggtgggggagaatgACAGTTTAAGCCAGTGCTTCACTGGGACAGACTGCCTGGCCGATTCTGAGAGCGGCCACTTCGCAGAGCCCCTGGGCAGGACTGACTGGACTCCCGTGGCCTCTGAAAAGTACTTGCAAAAAGAAGTGGAGGGCGGCCACTGCCCGCCCTGGGCAGCCAGCGCCAGCTCGGCCGATGGCTGTGCAAACTGCGGAAACCCGGCCGGGGAGGCCCGGCACCCCCTCCTGGCTTCGGCGAGCAGCGGCCCCTGGCCCCAGTGCGCCTACGGCATGGGCCTCCCGCCCGAGGACGCCGCGGACGGGGCGGACCAGCCCGCCGACGGGGCGGACGCCCGGCTTCCCGGAGCCGCGAGGGGAGGCCCCGGGTCCGGAAGCGCCCCCGGTGACCCGCCGCCTGCCTCTG GAAATGTGACTGGAAACAGTAACTCCACGTTTATTTCCAGCGGGCAGGTGATGAACTTCAAGGGCGACATCATCGTGGTCTACGTCAGCCAGAACTCCCAGGAGGGCCCGGCGGGGCCGGGCAGCGGCGCGGGGGAGCCGGTGGGCCACCCGGTGCAGGAGGAGAGCTCGCCGCGCTGCGACTCGTTCGCCGGCCTCGGTCCGCGCTTTCCCGACCCGTGTGCGGGCCTGGACGCGCGCCCGAGCGGGGGGCTGCAGGAGCGCGGCGCCCCGGGGCCCGACAAGGCCTCGCGGCCggtgcaggagcagggggaggccgAGACCGGCGCGGCAGGGGCGCGGCGCTGA
- the TNFRSF11A gene encoding tumor necrosis factor receptor superfamily member 11A isoform X4, translating to MISPILQVTFQITPPCTRERHYEHFGRCCNKCEPGKYMSSKCTTTSESVCLPCGPDEYLDTWNEEDKCLLHKVCDTGKALVAVEPGNRTAPRRCACTAGYHWSADCDCCRRNAECAPGFGAQLPVQLNKDTICKPCLVGYFSDTFSSTEKCKPWTNCSVLGETEAHHGTDKSDVVCSSSLPSAKPPREPLIYLPSLIILLLFISVALVAAVIFGVYYKKKGKALTANLWHWVNEACGRLSGNKQESSGNNFSSTPREASSQHEICDGVLLLTLEEKMFSEDLCCPDSGGLCASACAGGGPGAQGQEAGMLSLVSEIEGDPFRQIPMEDEYVDRPSQTPDSSSPFLTQPGSKSTPPFPEPLEVGENDSLSQCFTGTDCLADSESGHFAEPLGRTDWTPVASEKYLQKEVEGGHCPPWAASASSADGCANCGNPAGEARHPLLASASSGPWPQCAYGMGLPPEDAADGADQPADGADARLPGAARGGPGSGSAPGDPPPASGNVTGNSNSTFISSGQVMNFKGDIIVVYVSQNSQEGPAGPGSGAGEPVGHPVQEESSPRCDSFAGLGPRFPDPCAGLDARPSGGLQERGAPGPDKASRPVQEQGEAETGAAGARR from the exons TTTCAGATCACCCCTCCGTGTACCCGTGAGAGGCATTATGAGCATTTTGGACGATGCTGTAACAAGTGTGAGCCTG GAAAGTACATGTCTTCTAAATGCACTACTACCTCGGAAAGTGTATGCTTGCCCTGTGGCCCCGATGAATACTTAGACACCTGGAATGAGGAAGATAAGTGTCTGCTGCATAAGGTTTGTGACACAG GCAAGGCCCTGGTGGCGGTGGAGCCCGGCAACCGGACGGCCCCGCGGCGCTGCGCCTGCACCGCCGGCTACCACTGGAGCGCCGACTGCGACTGCTGCCGCCGCAACGCGGAGTGCGCCCCGGGCTTCGGCGCTCAGCTCCCGG TGCAGCTCAACAAGGACACGATTTGCAAGCCCTGCCTGGTAGGCTACTTCTCCGACACCTTTTCGTCCACCGAGAAATGCAAACCCTGGACCAA CTGTAGCGTTCTTGGAGAGACAGAAGCACATCACGGGACTGATAAGTCAGATGTGGTCTGTAGTTCTTCTCTGCCATCTGCAAAGCCACCAAGAG AGCCCCTGATTTACTTGCCCAGTTTAATTATTCTGCTTCTCTTCATCTCCGTGGCTTTGGTTGCTGCTGTCATCTTTGGTGTTTACtataagaaaaaagggaaagcacTAACAG CTAATCTGTGGCACTGGGTCAATGAGGCTTGCGGCCGCCTAAGTGGAAATAAG CAGGAGTCCTCAGGCAACAATTTCAGCAGCACTCCTAGGGAGGCCTCTAGTCAGCATGAAATTTGTGATGGTGTCTTACTGCTGACTCTGGAAGAGAAGATGTTCTCTGAAGATCTGTGCTGTCCCGACAGTGGCGGTCTCTGTGCATCGGCGTGTGCAGGCGGCGGGCCTGGTGCACaaggccaggaggctgggatgCTCTCCCTGGTCAGCGAGATAGAGGGGGACCCCTTCCGGCAGATTCCCATGGAAGACGAGTATGTGGACAGGCCCTCCCAGACCCCAGACTCTTCTTCGCCGTTCCTCACCCAGCCTGGGAGCAAGTCCACCCCGCCTTTCCCCGAGcccctggaggtgggggagaatgACAGTTTAAGCCAGTGCTTCACTGGGACAGACTGCCTGGCCGATTCTGAGAGCGGCCACTTCGCAGAGCCCCTGGGCAGGACTGACTGGACTCCCGTGGCCTCTGAAAAGTACTTGCAAAAAGAAGTGGAGGGCGGCCACTGCCCGCCCTGGGCAGCCAGCGCCAGCTCGGCCGATGGCTGTGCAAACTGCGGAAACCCGGCCGGGGAGGCCCGGCACCCCCTCCTGGCTTCGGCGAGCAGCGGCCCCTGGCCCCAGTGCGCCTACGGCATGGGCCTCCCGCCCGAGGACGCCGCGGACGGGGCGGACCAGCCCGCCGACGGGGCGGACGCCCGGCTTCCCGGAGCCGCGAGGGGAGGCCCCGGGTCCGGAAGCGCCCCCGGTGACCCGCCGCCTGCCTCTG GAAATGTGACTGGAAACAGTAACTCCACGTTTATTTCCAGCGGGCAGGTGATGAACTTCAAGGGCGACATCATCGTGGTCTACGTCAGCCAGAACTCCCAGGAGGGCCCGGCGGGGCCGGGCAGCGGCGCGGGGGAGCCGGTGGGCCACCCGGTGCAGGAGGAGAGCTCGCCGCGCTGCGACTCGTTCGCCGGCCTCGGTCCGCGCTTTCCCGACCCGTGTGCGGGCCTGGACGCGCGCCCGAGCGGGGGGCTGCAGGAGCGCGGCGCCCCGGGGCCCGACAAGGCCTCGCGGCCggtgcaggagcagggggaggccgAGACCGGCGCGGCAGGGGCGCGGCGCTGA
- the TNFRSF11A gene encoding tumor necrosis factor receptor superfamily member 11A isoform X7, translating into MRKISVCCIRFVTQARPWWRWSPATGRPRGAAPAPPATTGAPTATAAAATRSAPRASALSSRLNKDTICKPCLVGYFSDTFSSTEKCKPWTNCSVLGETEAHHGTDKSDVVCSSSLPSAKPPREPLIYLPSLIILLLFISVALVAAVIFGVYYKKKGKALTANLWHWVNEACGRLSGNKQESSGNNFSSTPREASSQHEICDGVLLLTLEEKMFSEDLCCPDSGGLCASACAGGGPGAQGQEAGMLSLVSEIEGDPFRQIPMEDEYVDRPSQTPDSSSPFLTQPGSKSTPPFPEPLEVGENDSLSQCFTGTDCLADSESGHFAEPLGRTDWTPVASEKYLQKEVEGGHCPPWAASASSADGCANCGNPAGEARHPLLASASSGPWPQCAYGMGLPPEDAADGADQPADGADARLPGAARGGPGSGSAPGDPPPASGNVTGNSNSTFISSGQVMNFKGDIIVVYVSQNSQEGPAGPGSGAGEPVGHPVQEESSPRCDSFAGLGPRFPDPCAGLDARPSGGLQERGAPGPDKASRPVQEQGEAETGAAGARR; encoded by the exons ATGAGGAAGATAAGTGTCTGCTGCATAAGGTTTGTGACACAG GCAAGGCCCTGGTGGCGGTGGAGCCCGGCAACCGGACGGCCCCGCGGCGCTGCGCCTGCACCGCCGGCTACCACTGGAGCGCCGACTGCGACTGCTGCCGCCGCAACGCGGAGTGCGCCCCGGGCTTCGGCGCTCAGCTCCCGG CTCAACAAGGACACGATTTGCAAGCCCTGCCTGGTAGGCTACTTCTCCGACACCTTTTCGTCCACCGAGAAATGCAAACCCTGGACCAA CTGTAGCGTTCTTGGAGAGACAGAAGCACATCACGGGACTGATAAGTCAGATGTGGTCTGTAGTTCTTCTCTGCCATCTGCAAAGCCACCAAGAG AGCCCCTGATTTACTTGCCCAGTTTAATTATTCTGCTTCTCTTCATCTCCGTGGCTTTGGTTGCTGCTGTCATCTTTGGTGTTTACtataagaaaaaagggaaagcacTAACAG CTAATCTGTGGCACTGGGTCAATGAGGCTTGCGGCCGCCTAAGTGGAAATAAG CAGGAGTCCTCAGGCAACAATTTCAGCAGCACTCCTAGGGAGGCCTCTAGTCAGCATGAAATTTGTGATGGTGTCTTACTGCTGACTCTGGAAGAGAAGATGTTCTCTGAAGATCTGTGCTGTCCCGACAGTGGCGGTCTCTGTGCATCGGCGTGTGCAGGCGGCGGGCCTGGTGCACaaggccaggaggctgggatgCTCTCCCTGGTCAGCGAGATAGAGGGGGACCCCTTCCGGCAGATTCCCATGGAAGACGAGTATGTGGACAGGCCCTCCCAGACCCCAGACTCTTCTTCGCCGTTCCTCACCCAGCCTGGGAGCAAGTCCACCCCGCCTTTCCCCGAGcccctggaggtgggggagaatgACAGTTTAAGCCAGTGCTTCACTGGGACAGACTGCCTGGCCGATTCTGAGAGCGGCCACTTCGCAGAGCCCCTGGGCAGGACTGACTGGACTCCCGTGGCCTCTGAAAAGTACTTGCAAAAAGAAGTGGAGGGCGGCCACTGCCCGCCCTGGGCAGCCAGCGCCAGCTCGGCCGATGGCTGTGCAAACTGCGGAAACCCGGCCGGGGAGGCCCGGCACCCCCTCCTGGCTTCGGCGAGCAGCGGCCCCTGGCCCCAGTGCGCCTACGGCATGGGCCTCCCGCCCGAGGACGCCGCGGACGGGGCGGACCAGCCCGCCGACGGGGCGGACGCCCGGCTTCCCGGAGCCGCGAGGGGAGGCCCCGGGTCCGGAAGCGCCCCCGGTGACCCGCCGCCTGCCTCTG GAAATGTGACTGGAAACAGTAACTCCACGTTTATTTCCAGCGGGCAGGTGATGAACTTCAAGGGCGACATCATCGTGGTCTACGTCAGCCAGAACTCCCAGGAGGGCCCGGCGGGGCCGGGCAGCGGCGCGGGGGAGCCGGTGGGCCACCCGGTGCAGGAGGAGAGCTCGCCGCGCTGCGACTCGTTCGCCGGCCTCGGTCCGCGCTTTCCCGACCCGTGTGCGGGCCTGGACGCGCGCCCGAGCGGGGGGCTGCAGGAGCGCGGCGCCCCGGGGCCCGACAAGGCCTCGCGGCCggtgcaggagcagggggaggccgAGACCGGCGCGGCAGGGGCGCGGCGCTGA
- the TNFRSF11A gene encoding tumor necrosis factor receptor superfamily member 11A isoform X2: MVKPGKWAGRPAVVHKSYWPRRVWPAWVPMTPLSWKTNHFPKVTFQITPPCTRERHYEHFGRCCNKCEPGKYMSSKCTTTSESVCLPCGPDEYLDTWNEEDKCLLHKVCDTGKALVAVEPGNRTAPRRCACTAGYHWSADCDCCRRNAECAPGFGAQLPVQLNKDTICKPCLVGYFSDTFSSTEKCKPWTNCSVLGETEAHHGTDKSDVVCSSSLPSAKPPREPLIYLPSLIILLLFISVALVAAVIFGVYYKKKGKALTANLWHWVNEACGRLSGNKESSGNNFSSTPREASSQHEICDGVLLLTLEEKMFSEDLCCPDSGGLCASACAGGGPGAQGQEAGMLSLVSEIEGDPFRQIPMEDEYVDRPSQTPDSSSPFLTQPGSKSTPPFPEPLEVGENDSLSQCFTGTDCLADSESGHFAEPLGRTDWTPVASEKYLQKEVEGGHCPPWAASASSADGCANCGNPAGEARHPLLASASSGPWPQCAYGMGLPPEDAADGADQPADGADARLPGAARGGPGSGSAPGDPPPASGNVTGNSNSTFISSGQVMNFKGDIIVVYVSQNSQEGPAGPGSGAGEPVGHPVQEESSPRCDSFAGLGPRFPDPCAGLDARPSGGLQERGAPGPDKASRPVQEQGEAETGAAGARR; encoded by the exons TTTCAGATCACCCCTCCGTGTACCCGTGAGAGGCATTATGAGCATTTTGGACGATGCTGTAACAAGTGTGAGCCTG GAAAGTACATGTCTTCTAAATGCACTACTACCTCGGAAAGTGTATGCTTGCCCTGTGGCCCCGATGAATACTTAGACACCTGGAATGAGGAAGATAAGTGTCTGCTGCATAAGGTTTGTGACACAG GCAAGGCCCTGGTGGCGGTGGAGCCCGGCAACCGGACGGCCCCGCGGCGCTGCGCCTGCACCGCCGGCTACCACTGGAGCGCCGACTGCGACTGCTGCCGCCGCAACGCGGAGTGCGCCCCGGGCTTCGGCGCTCAGCTCCCGG TGCAGCTCAACAAGGACACGATTTGCAAGCCCTGCCTGGTAGGCTACTTCTCCGACACCTTTTCGTCCACCGAGAAATGCAAACCCTGGACCAA CTGTAGCGTTCTTGGAGAGACAGAAGCACATCACGGGACTGATAAGTCAGATGTGGTCTGTAGTTCTTCTCTGCCATCTGCAAAGCCACCAAGAG AGCCCCTGATTTACTTGCCCAGTTTAATTATTCTGCTTCTCTTCATCTCCGTGGCTTTGGTTGCTGCTGTCATCTTTGGTGTTTACtataagaaaaaagggaaagcacTAACAG CTAATCTGTGGCACTGGGTCAATGAGGCTTGCGGCCGCCTAAGTGGAAATAAG GAGTCCTCAGGCAACAATTTCAGCAGCACTCCTAGGGAGGCCTCTAGTCAGCATGAAATTTGTGATGGTGTCTTACTGCTGACTCTGGAAGAGAAGATGTTCTCTGAAGATCTGTGCTGTCCCGACAGTGGCGGTCTCTGTGCATCGGCGTGTGCAGGCGGCGGGCCTGGTGCACaaggccaggaggctgggatgCTCTCCCTGGTCAGCGAGATAGAGGGGGACCCCTTCCGGCAGATTCCCATGGAAGACGAGTATGTGGACAGGCCCTCCCAGACCCCAGACTCTTCTTCGCCGTTCCTCACCCAGCCTGGGAGCAAGTCCACCCCGCCTTTCCCCGAGcccctggaggtgggggagaatgACAGTTTAAGCCAGTGCTTCACTGGGACAGACTGCCTGGCCGATTCTGAGAGCGGCCACTTCGCAGAGCCCCTGGGCAGGACTGACTGGACTCCCGTGGCCTCTGAAAAGTACTTGCAAAAAGAAGTGGAGGGCGGCCACTGCCCGCCCTGGGCAGCCAGCGCCAGCTCGGCCGATGGCTGTGCAAACTGCGGAAACCCGGCCGGGGAGGCCCGGCACCCCCTCCTGGCTTCGGCGAGCAGCGGCCCCTGGCCCCAGTGCGCCTACGGCATGGGCCTCCCGCCCGAGGACGCCGCGGACGGGGCGGACCAGCCCGCCGACGGGGCGGACGCCCGGCTTCCCGGAGCCGCGAGGGGAGGCCCCGGGTCCGGAAGCGCCCCCGGTGACCCGCCGCCTGCCTCTG GAAATGTGACTGGAAACAGTAACTCCACGTTTATTTCCAGCGGGCAGGTGATGAACTTCAAGGGCGACATCATCGTGGTCTACGTCAGCCAGAACTCCCAGGAGGGCCCGGCGGGGCCGGGCAGCGGCGCGGGGGAGCCGGTGGGCCACCCGGTGCAGGAGGAGAGCTCGCCGCGCTGCGACTCGTTCGCCGGCCTCGGTCCGCGCTTTCCCGACCCGTGTGCGGGCCTGGACGCGCGCCCGAGCGGGGGGCTGCAGGAGCGCGGCGCCCCGGGGCCCGACAAGGCCTCGCGGCCggtgcaggagcagggggaggccgAGACCGGCGCGGCAGGGGCGCGGCGCTGA
- the TNFRSF11A gene encoding tumor necrosis factor receptor superfamily member 11A isoform X6: protein MGFVLFGLVFGFFCLVWFFVLGGFFVCLFVCFDIAGFGVDKQRAFFVKWEQGDCVRGKGKGEPAGCPWQLNKDTICKPCLVGYFSDTFSSTEKCKPWTNCSVLGETEAHHGTDKSDVVCSSSLPSAKPPREPLIYLPSLIILLLFISVALVAAVIFGVYYKKKGKALTANLWHWVNEACGRLSGNKQESSGNNFSSTPREASSQHEICDGVLLLTLEEKMFSEDLCCPDSGGLCASACAGGGPGAQGQEAGMLSLVSEIEGDPFRQIPMEDEYVDRPSQTPDSSSPFLTQPGSKSTPPFPEPLEVGENDSLSQCFTGTDCLADSESGHFAEPLGRTDWTPVASEKYLQKEVEGGHCPPWAASASSADGCANCGNPAGEARHPLLASASSGPWPQCAYGMGLPPEDAADGADQPADGADARLPGAARGGPGSGSAPGDPPPASGNVTGNSNSTFISSGQVMNFKGDIIVVYVSQNSQEGPAGPGSGAGEPVGHPVQEESSPRCDSFAGLGPRFPDPCAGLDARPSGGLQERGAPGPDKASRPVQEQGEAETGAAGARR, encoded by the exons atgggttttgttttgtttggtttggtttttgggtttttttgtttggtttggttttttgttttggggggtttttttgtttgtttgtttgtttgttttgacataGCAGGATTTGGAGTGGATAAGCAGCGTGccttctttgtaaaatgggaacaggGTGATTGCGtcagggggaaagggaaaggagaaccTGCAGGATGCCCCTGGCAG CTCAACAAGGACACGATTTGCAAGCCCTGCCTGGTAGGCTACTTCTCCGACACCTTTTCGTCCACCGAGAAATGCAAACCCTGGACCAA CTGTAGCGTTCTTGGAGAGACAGAAGCACATCACGGGACTGATAAGTCAGATGTGGTCTGTAGTTCTTCTCTGCCATCTGCAAAGCCACCAAGAG AGCCCCTGATTTACTTGCCCAGTTTAATTATTCTGCTTCTCTTCATCTCCGTGGCTTTGGTTGCTGCTGTCATCTTTGGTGTTTACtataagaaaaaagggaaagcacTAACAG CTAATCTGTGGCACTGGGTCAATGAGGCTTGCGGCCGCCTAAGTGGAAATAAG CAGGAGTCCTCAGGCAACAATTTCAGCAGCACTCCTAGGGAGGCCTCTAGTCAGCATGAAATTTGTGATGGTGTCTTACTGCTGACTCTGGAAGAGAAGATGTTCTCTGAAGATCTGTGCTGTCCCGACAGTGGCGGTCTCTGTGCATCGGCGTGTGCAGGCGGCGGGCCTGGTGCACaaggccaggaggctgggatgCTCTCCCTGGTCAGCGAGATAGAGGGGGACCCCTTCCGGCAGATTCCCATGGAAGACGAGTATGTGGACAGGCCCTCCCAGACCCCAGACTCTTCTTCGCCGTTCCTCACCCAGCCTGGGAGCAAGTCCACCCCGCCTTTCCCCGAGcccctggaggtgggggagaatgACAGTTTAAGCCAGTGCTTCACTGGGACAGACTGCCTGGCCGATTCTGAGAGCGGCCACTTCGCAGAGCCCCTGGGCAGGACTGACTGGACTCCCGTGGCCTCTGAAAAGTACTTGCAAAAAGAAGTGGAGGGCGGCCACTGCCCGCCCTGGGCAGCCAGCGCCAGCTCGGCCGATGGCTGTGCAAACTGCGGAAACCCGGCCGGGGAGGCCCGGCACCCCCTCCTGGCTTCGGCGAGCAGCGGCCCCTGGCCCCAGTGCGCCTACGGCATGGGCCTCCCGCCCGAGGACGCCGCGGACGGGGCGGACCAGCCCGCCGACGGGGCGGACGCCCGGCTTCCCGGAGCCGCGAGGGGAGGCCCCGGGTCCGGAAGCGCCCCCGGTGACCCGCCGCCTGCCTCTG GAAATGTGACTGGAAACAGTAACTCCACGTTTATTTCCAGCGGGCAGGTGATGAACTTCAAGGGCGACATCATCGTGGTCTACGTCAGCCAGAACTCCCAGGAGGGCCCGGCGGGGCCGGGCAGCGGCGCGGGGGAGCCGGTGGGCCACCCGGTGCAGGAGGAGAGCTCGCCGCGCTGCGACTCGTTCGCCGGCCTCGGTCCGCGCTTTCCCGACCCGTGTGCGGGCCTGGACGCGCGCCCGAGCGGGGGGCTGCAGGAGCGCGGCGCCCCGGGGCCCGACAAGGCCTCGCGGCCggtgcaggagcagggggaggccgAGACCGGCGCGGCAGGGGCGCGGCGCTGA
- the TNFRSF11A gene encoding tumor necrosis factor receptor superfamily member 11A isoform X1, translating into MVKPGKWAGRPAVVHKSYWPRRVWPAWVPMTPLSWKTNHFPKVTFQITPPCTRERHYEHFGRCCNKCEPGKYMSSKCTTTSESVCLPCGPDEYLDTWNEEDKCLLHKVCDTGKALVAVEPGNRTAPRRCACTAGYHWSADCDCCRRNAECAPGFGAQLPVQLNKDTICKPCLVGYFSDTFSSTEKCKPWTNCSVLGETEAHHGTDKSDVVCSSSLPSAKPPREPLIYLPSLIILLLFISVALVAAVIFGVYYKKKGKALTANLWHWVNEACGRLSGNKQESSGNNFSSTPREASSQHEICDGVLLLTLEEKMFSEDLCCPDSGGLCASACAGGGPGAQGQEAGMLSLVSEIEGDPFRQIPMEDEYVDRPSQTPDSSSPFLTQPGSKSTPPFPEPLEVGENDSLSQCFTGTDCLADSESGHFAEPLGRTDWTPVASEKYLQKEVEGGHCPPWAASASSADGCANCGNPAGEARHPLLASASSGPWPQCAYGMGLPPEDAADGADQPADGADARLPGAARGGPGSGSAPGDPPPASGNVTGNSNSTFISSGQVMNFKGDIIVVYVSQNSQEGPAGPGSGAGEPVGHPVQEESSPRCDSFAGLGPRFPDPCAGLDARPSGGLQERGAPGPDKASRPVQEQGEAETGAAGARR; encoded by the exons TTTCAGATCACCCCTCCGTGTACCCGTGAGAGGCATTATGAGCATTTTGGACGATGCTGTAACAAGTGTGAGCCTG GAAAGTACATGTCTTCTAAATGCACTACTACCTCGGAAAGTGTATGCTTGCCCTGTGGCCCCGATGAATACTTAGACACCTGGAATGAGGAAGATAAGTGTCTGCTGCATAAGGTTTGTGACACAG GCAAGGCCCTGGTGGCGGTGGAGCCCGGCAACCGGACGGCCCCGCGGCGCTGCGCCTGCACCGCCGGCTACCACTGGAGCGCCGACTGCGACTGCTGCCGCCGCAACGCGGAGTGCGCCCCGGGCTTCGGCGCTCAGCTCCCGG TGCAGCTCAACAAGGACACGATTTGCAAGCCCTGCCTGGTAGGCTACTTCTCCGACACCTTTTCGTCCACCGAGAAATGCAAACCCTGGACCAA CTGTAGCGTTCTTGGAGAGACAGAAGCACATCACGGGACTGATAAGTCAGATGTGGTCTGTAGTTCTTCTCTGCCATCTGCAAAGCCACCAAGAG AGCCCCTGATTTACTTGCCCAGTTTAATTATTCTGCTTCTCTTCATCTCCGTGGCTTTGGTTGCTGCTGTCATCTTTGGTGTTTACtataagaaaaaagggaaagcacTAACAG CTAATCTGTGGCACTGGGTCAATGAGGCTTGCGGCCGCCTAAGTGGAAATAAG CAGGAGTCCTCAGGCAACAATTTCAGCAGCACTCCTAGGGAGGCCTCTAGTCAGCATGAAATTTGTGATGGTGTCTTACTGCTGACTCTGGAAGAGAAGATGTTCTCTGAAGATCTGTGCTGTCCCGACAGTGGCGGTCTCTGTGCATCGGCGTGTGCAGGCGGCGGGCCTGGTGCACaaggccaggaggctgggatgCTCTCCCTGGTCAGCGAGATAGAGGGGGACCCCTTCCGGCAGATTCCCATGGAAGACGAGTATGTGGACAGGCCCTCCCAGACCCCAGACTCTTCTTCGCCGTTCCTCACCCAGCCTGGGAGCAAGTCCACCCCGCCTTTCCCCGAGcccctggaggtgggggagaatgACAGTTTAAGCCAGTGCTTCACTGGGACAGACTGCCTGGCCGATTCTGAGAGCGGCCACTTCGCAGAGCCCCTGGGCAGGACTGACTGGACTCCCGTGGCCTCTGAAAAGTACTTGCAAAAAGAAGTGGAGGGCGGCCACTGCCCGCCCTGGGCAGCCAGCGCCAGCTCGGCCGATGGCTGTGCAAACTGCGGAAACCCGGCCGGGGAGGCCCGGCACCCCCTCCTGGCTTCGGCGAGCAGCGGCCCCTGGCCCCAGTGCGCCTACGGCATGGGCCTCCCGCCCGAGGACGCCGCGGACGGGGCGGACCAGCCCGCCGACGGGGCGGACGCCCGGCTTCCCGGAGCCGCGAGGGGAGGCCCCGGGTCCGGAAGCGCCCCCGGTGACCCGCCGCCTGCCTCTG GAAATGTGACTGGAAACAGTAACTCCACGTTTATTTCCAGCGGGCAGGTGATGAACTTCAAGGGCGACATCATCGTGGTCTACGTCAGCCAGAACTCCCAGGAGGGCCCGGCGGGGCCGGGCAGCGGCGCGGGGGAGCCGGTGGGCCACCCGGTGCAGGAGGAGAGCTCGCCGCGCTGCGACTCGTTCGCCGGCCTCGGTCCGCGCTTTCCCGACCCGTGTGCGGGCCTGGACGCGCGCCCGAGCGGGGGGCTGCAGGAGCGCGGCGCCCCGGGGCCCGACAAGGCCTCGCGGCCggtgcaggagcagggggaggccgAGACCGGCGCGGCAGGGGCGCGGCGCTGA